The Gossypium hirsutum isolate 1008001.06 chromosome D03, Gossypium_hirsutum_v2.1, whole genome shotgun sequence genomic interval TTGCCTACTCATCATTTTGTTGTTACTCACATTATTTATGCTTACTTCGTCGTATTTGTTATTGTTTCGTCATGCATATCTTACACCAtacatcaaaaggaaaatttttcaaattaaggcaatattttgcgttggaaaattcgagaaaacgtgccctaacgtactgagTCTCGATTTCTCGTCTGATCAAATAGCCGAATATGCTTTCGAAATTTCAAAGTGaggcaatattttgcatttagaaattcgagagaacgtgccctaacgtgctgggtttcgatttctcgttcgactaaatagccaaatatcctcttaaatctcaatccatgtcattcgagttttttaaggatcgtactctaaatttctttaaagttttcaatcttcgacattaagtcattaactaatcaactaggtaccaattttgggcgttacgagcgtgctaatccttcctcgtatgtaaccaaCTCCCAAACCTGTTTTTCTGAATACCGTAGACCaaaagcattgttttaataaatctaaaccatttattaaaataattattttacgaggtgacccgatcacacctcatcaaaaaagattgttGTCGACACTCCCATGttcgtttttttattattaaaacccaagtcgaccccgttttcacgaaaaaaatggtgtcaacatttaCCAATATAGCCCTTATTCTCCTTAAATGTTTCACTAGGCCACCAAGACTGCAAGTAGATAAATTTCTACATATATTCCACAAATCAAGTCAGTTCAAGTGGATCAAATGAATctcatttaatcaattaacctCCATGAAATGCTCTTTGTGCATTAGTCACAGACTTTGATATACAAGCCGTGACATACCTATGTACccaaatgaaaaacaaaattaagtgaCTAGACAATGTTAACAAAGCCAAATAGGCTCCAAATAAAACCTTCTAGTAATCTGTCAAAAAAGTAATTAACCAAACATTCTAACATTGATTAAAAAACAatatcccaaaaaaaaaaaagtagtaaaGCTTCTAGCCTTCGCTCTTTTGTTGGCTCTTTCTCCTTTGTACCAAAATCGACCACAATGCTTTCTTCATTTTCTTGAGTTAGCTAAATTAACATTATTCCTGAATTAGTTATCCTTGGCACCCTTCTCACAGTGGTGACAATTGGAGTTTGGTTGATTGGAGGGTGTTGCTGAGTTCTTGTAGGAGCTCTCTTAAACTATACGAGTaacaatgatttttttaattattaaataagcttGGTGGATAGTTGGAATTATTGAAATTAGGCAATTTAGTTTAAATGGACACAAGAAGTTTTTCCTTAAACCTTGTAGTATTACGTGCAGTTTCAGGTCCCTGGGTTGTAGGTTTTAGTGTATCAGTTGGAGGTGTTAAAGTTGCAGATTGAGGTGTAGCACCTGCAGCTTGAGATCCAAGGACTTTTTTTCTTTGAGATTTATGCgtagttttttttcttcttgttgttACCTCAAACCTTCCCTTACATGTTCTGACATTGTGGCCCGATTGACCACCACATTTCATGCAGTTCATTTGCATGCCCTCCTCGACCATCTTTCACCAGTAGTTGAGCTTCATCTACTCCCTTTTTCCTTGCTTTGCGGGGTTTGCCTGGTGGCCTTCTAAGCAGTAGAGGTTGTATTGGCTCTATACTTTGAACTTGACTCCACTGTTTTGCACCTCTGATTGGTTTGATCAAATGTgagtaaattgaaatgtatgtggTCTTGGGGTAACATGGGTCCGCATAACTTTCTAGCCTCTCTTGCAACATCATCATGATAGTTAATACATTAATGGAATTCCTTTCAAGGAAAAAAAGATTAGTTAGAAATTATGGTTTATCCACGTGTTTCAACATCATAAATTACTGGTTAGatcctattttatttatgaaCAAGTATGGTCATCCAAGTTAACCACATGTTGTGGGATGGACCACATGCAACTTGGTACATCAGCCCACCAACATGCATTGGCCAACACCTATTAACAAAAGTATGTTACACTTAAAAACAGTAGCAAAATCTTAGATATTTAAGAACATATGGCAAACCAACACTCAACTAAAACAAGACTTAGAAACAGTAGCAAAACATTAGATATTTGAGAACATAAGAAAATTTTGACATATGTTACAACAGTTTACAAACAGTAGCCAAAAAGTAGATATTTAAGAACATATGACAAACTAACACTTAACTAAAACAAGACTTAAAAACAATAGCAAAATATTAGATATTTAAGAACATGTgaaatttttggcatatgttacactttaaaacatatttaaaatggtaGCAAATCATTATATAAGTAAGGACATATGGAAAACCAACATATAACCAAAACTACACTTAAAAACAGTAGTAAAACATTAGATATTTAAGAACATATGAAAAAAAGTAGCAAATCATTATATAAGTAAGAACATATGGCAAACCAACACTTGACCAAAACAACACTTATAAAAAACTAGCCAAACAGTAGATATTTAAGAACTTAAAATGAGTTGGAACGATTCACCTATTGCACAGCTCAGTTTTGGTGTCCAACTTCTTCTGAATCTTTGGACACAATGGTTCAATGACTTTCTTAGCTTCTTTCTTTTGAGCAATCCTTTGTATAATTTTGGTCATAATGGTATCCACGCAAGTTAGGATGAGCTTATCCTTAGCACCTAGAATAAACTTgtagacataaacaataaaattgTTAGTGGTATGCAAATTAGTGAAGAAATAAATCTAAAAGACATAAAAAAAATGGTGTTAGGAGTCAACTTACCTTATTAAAATACTCTGATAGATTGTTTGACAACATGTTAGATTTGGATCTGGTGGAGAAATGAGCTTTTGACCACTAAGCTGGGTGTTTCTGAGCCAACCATTGATGTGTTGCATTTAACAAATTCTTCATTTCTACCATTACTTCAACAAGCTCTCTTCCATATGTTGATCTGGTAGCTTTCTATAAGGTACCTTTCAATGCCTTACCCTTGTGGCTATTCTTGAAGTTAGTGTATAAATGTCTAACACATGTCTTGTGATTTGCATTAGGGAATAGCCCAGCAATGGATTCCACAAGGACGTGTTTAGACATGTCATTTCCACTATCAGTtaggaataaacaaataaaaaatagttaatagTAAAGTAATACAAATATCTTTTGTCTGTCAGTCATAAATGTCTAATGGTTGATTTTCTGAATGTCCAAGTTATTTGCAAATAGTTCAAGGAACAAGAACCATGATGACTGGTTTTCACTCTCTACTGCTGCATATGCAATGGGGTGGGATAAATACAATCATTTGCATCAATCCCAACTGCAGACAATAGATGGCCTCCATAGTAACCCTTTAAGAAACAGCCATCAAGGCTGGTAATTGGCTTGCACCCATCTCTTAACCCTTCCTTACAAGCAGCTAAACAGATGTACATTCGTTGGAACAACCTATTGTCTAGCTTACATATATGGTTGTGGTCCTAGGGTTTGTGTATCTAAGTTCCCCTAGGTATTCATATCATCCCATATTGTTTATTGTGGCTTCCTATAACCATCTCTAGTGTCGTAATCTTGGCCCTACCACATTTTCTATGGGGCACATGAATTAGGAAGTCTTTCTTCACATCTTGTTGTAGGTTACGAATGGAATACGTAGGATCAGTCTGAAACTTTTCCAGGTAATGTTGTACCAACAATTAGCTAGAAATATTCCTATTCTTGGTCTCTTTCAAGCAACTATGTCATTGTCTTCATCTGCCAAGTATTATCTTGGGGAtcttttttattcatctttaaacCCTATAAAAACCATGGACAGGCTGACCTATACACTGCCTTTACCCTCTTCTTGCCATTCTTGTCAAACCTCACTTTTGTATCTGTTCAAGCTACCATATTGCCTAATAGCTTCCTTCAGAACCTCCCTATTAGCAAATACCATCCCAGTCTTCAAGTCAGGGTTTCCCATATCTATCCTAGTGTCGGATTTAGGGGAATTGTTTCACTCCGAGTCAAAAGAGTGAACATCGTGTAATGACTCTAACAGCCCGCTTTTAGTGTCACTCTCAACCATTAATCCTTGATTTTCCCCTATCATCACCTTATAAATCCATTAGGTTCATTTCTACAACCTGAACAACATGAACTTCACAAACCTTCACATTAACTTCAccgataatattgttattatcttCAAAGTCAGAGACAAAAATCTATTTTAGTTTTATAAGCATGGTAGTTGGAATCTTTTGAATCAGATTTTGTACTCCTTGTTTCCCTACCCTCACTTGCTACCTTACCTTCCCTACCTTCATCACCTACTGTCTTTCATTGACTTTCAACACTAGCATATGTTTTATCTTCAACATATACATGGAGATAATGATTTCTAGGCATACAAGGTACCGTATTAACTGTATCACTATCAATTTTCAGTGGCCTAACGTTTACCCCCTTCTTCTTACCAAGACAAATGAACCATATCCTCCTTCAGACTTATTCGAGACATCATGCCATGCATTTCAATCATGGAAATAGCCTCTACATGGCAATAGTCAAAGTAACCAACTGATCTTCCTTTGCATTTCATGGTTAGCGAGTTCAATAGGAGCCCATCATGATTCATGACAACTTGTAAAATAGTCCGATCTGGATTCTGTAAAAAGCATTAACTTCTAATCTATTTCTAAAAAAACTCTAATATTAAACATAAAACTGCTTCTTGTACTCCaaaacagtaaaattttcttttaatttaaatgcATGAAACAGTAACAAATCTAAATTTCCTTATACTCCAAAACAGTATGAAAAGTATAGCGTTTGTTAACCATACTCTAATTAATTAGATACACTAGTCATACCATAGCATCACTGACCAGACACATGTTTAcaccttattttattattatcaactTGCAGGAAGCATCAATATTCAGATACACCTTTGGCATATTTACAAACATATGGTCAAGTAAAATTGTTTGAATCCCAACTTATGACCCACAACGACCATCAAACGTACAAGCAAACATGGAATTAACTTTTCCAGCTATGCCTTTTTGTGCTTCACCAGCAGACAACACATAGTCCACATTCCTAACAATTTTCTATTCAACAATACTGCTATACGAAGTTAACATTTCCCATCTTTCATCATGCATAAAAGCACAAAGAATCCAACATgctaaccataaaatgacatcaATAAGAAAGCCAACACTTTCAGGTCCTCTTATGTTCTATCTATAgatatcattttaaatttcaatGCATCAAATACCAGTGCCACAATTATTTCATAGATACTTTCAACAATCAGCCCCAAAAAATTCAATCAAACAATGCAAACAGTTATGAAGGCTCAATAGAATAGAATAAATCAACAACACAAACCCAACAATCCAACATATTTTACAATCATAAACTGAAAACGTGTTACCCCAAACATAGTAGAATCTAAACAAAAAAATACACGAAGCATGGGTCAAGACTAGTTACAACCGACATTTGaacaaaacccaaaataaatttaggaaaatttcatcaataaattaaataaacatcGCAATAGACCACCATTACCGTATTTCACTGGCTATGCCCCTTCAAACGAAGCTGTCTCCTCGCCATAATGCTTTGTTGTATCCCTCACCACACCTTTGTTTACTATGCTCTCAATTCGTTTTCACCAAATTTCCTTTTGCTCCTCAAAATTTCCTCCCAAATCACTATTTTTGCAACTAATTTCTCTTCTCCCAAATTGaaatgtttagggttttttttccaccaattcaataaaattcaaaaaattatttcgaTCCATTAGGGGTTTAATTTTATAGGTTTTGTCGCTTTCTTCATTTAGCTTCACCGTTTAATCTTTAGGGGTTATTAAAGCATTGTCATTTTGGTTGTAACTGAGAGTATAATTCTTTAATTAtgtggaaaaaaattaattacttgtATTACATAGTTAACAATCCATTAGTGAGAAAACAAAGGAGTGATCAGTTGGAGTAATTATATTAACAACtgtgattaaattgagaaaaaatattaaagtgaCTAAAATAGGATAAACTCAATTTTAGAGTGATCATAGAAATACCCTAATTAAACTGATACAAAAGATGATATGGTATTAGACTTTCATCCCATATTTTGAAACTTTAACACTATTGAAAATGTATGAT includes:
- the LOC121215473 gene encoding uncharacterized protein; this encodes MLSNNLSEYFNKFILGAKDKLILTCVDTIMTKIIQRIAQKKEAKKVIEPLCPKIQKKLDTKTELCNRNSINVLTIMMMLQERLESYADPCYPKTTYISIYSHLIKPIRGAKQWSQVQSIEPIQPLLLRRPPGKPRKARKKGVDEAQLLVKDGRGGHANELHEMWWSIGPQCQNM